Part of the Flagellimonas eckloniae genome, CACACTTAATAAATTTTCAAACGTACCAATAAAGTATGGCTCCCCAATATTCAAAACCTCACCTTTTAAAGGGAAATCAACAGCAAATCGATATCTAAATCTATGCACTGTCAATGCTTTGGTAATTCGTTGCTCTGTTCGGAATCTATGCCCCAATCTGACCACAAACGGTCTTTTTGAGAAGTTGAACTGTTGGGTTAATCTAATTTCATCACTCTCGTCCTCAAAAATATTTCGAAACCGATATTGCACCCCAAAGGCCAAACTTTGATTATCCGAAAGACTAAATTTGGAAAAATGGACTAAATCAATTTGTCTTGCTTCATATCCAGAATCTCCATTTTTTATGAAATAACCTCTATGTGCCAATGAAAAATTATGCGAGTAGGTATTAGATACATCGTAATTGATTGCTACCTGTGGTTGCAAAAATCCGGTAAGGTTGTCTTGCGCTTTCAGGGACGATAGCCCTAAGAAGCAAATGAAGAACAAAACCCATCTAATACAAAACATGATCATATGTTGATGAGAGGGATTTACGCAAGTTTAGAAACTTGCCATCTGCATTGAAAAGCGCCTCATAGTTTTGATAGCCTCCACTGTTTTTAGAGGTAAAAACGATTTCATAATTAATGTAGGGTAGTATGAGATTTTGCAGGGCTTGTTTTATGACTTTTTCTGGAGCTAAATCCCCTACCGGATGTTGTTGCTGAATTTTTACAATACGTACTTTTTGAAAACTCTTGTTAAGATAGTCACTGATTTTTTCCCAACTATCATCTGGAATATCTATTTCCTTAATTTTGAACTCAACATCTTCCAATTTTCCATGTTCATCAAATTCAATACTATAATGTAATCGGCCTTTTTTGAATTTTACTTCAAAACTCTTCTTAATACTGTCTATTTCTTTATAATAGCGAACCCGTTTTGAAGATTTAAGTTGTTCCGAAATAAGTTCATATGCATTGGAAGGAAATTCGGTTTGGGAAATTCGATACTCCTGTTCATATTTGTTCTGGGACCAAATTGAAGAACAGAAGAGAAGGGCAAGGAAGCTTATTAAAGGTTTACACTTGATCATACCTAAAACAGTTTACTTCATGGTCATTTACCATTCCAGTTGCCTGCATATGCGCATAAACCACTGTGCTGCCAACAAACTTGAATCCGCGTTTTTTTAAATCCTTGCTGATTTTATCAGAAAGAGGGGTGTTTGCCGGAGCGTTTTTATAATTTTTCAGTGTGTTTTTTATTGGTTTTCCGTCCACAAAACCCCATATATAGCTGCTAAAACTTCCAAACTCTTTTTGAACTGCGATAAAGGCTTTGGCATTGGAAACAGTAGCGTTCACTTTCAATTTGTTTCTGATAATTCCTGGATTTTCAAGAAGCTGGTCAATTTTGTCTTGACTGTAACGGGCAATCTTACGATAATCAAAATTGTCAAAAGCATTTCTGAAATTCTCCCTTTTTCGCAGCACGGTTATCCAGCTTAACCCAGCTTGAAACGTTTCCAAAATCAGGAATTCAAATAAAGTGTCATCATCCTTAACCGGAATCCCCCATTCCTTATCATGATATGCTTCATATAATGAATCACCTTCACACCAACCACAACGATGTTTATCCATTATTGGTTTTTTGTCTAAAGATACTGGAAAAGGATTTTTTATAGTGGGATTACCTCTTTTGCAATAATGGCATCGTTGATATCAACATATATTCTCCGTAGCCCCACATAAAAATCGTTTTTGTCCTTTCGCTCCAGAATGGCTTTTTGTTTGGAGTTGGAAAGTTCAAGAATCCCAGTTGCAACAACAATTTGATTAAACAGTTTTTTTGGATGCAACACGTTTAAGTTGGATTTTTTCCTTGTCATTGATTCCTGAATATAAAGGTAGGATTGATTTGCTGGCATACCTATTCTAAAGGAGGCTCCCAGCTTTAGCAAATATGGTTTATTAATAGATTCTTTAGGTGGCCCATACGTATCTAGTTTCGGAAATAAGTTTGGATATTCTTTCTTCTTCATAAACAAGTGATTTAGGGTTTGAAACATTGAATGATAAATAGATATAAAGGCATGCCCAGTGTTATATTGAAGGGAAAGGTAAATGCCAAAGCCATAGGTACATATAAACTTGGATTGGCCTTTGGAGCGGCTATGCGCATTGCGGCGGGGACAGCAATGTATGATGCGCTTGCAGCTAAAATGGAAAACAGAAATCGATTTCCTACGCTTTCCGTTATAAATTGGCTGAACCAGGCTACAACACACCCATTCAAAATGGGTAATCCTATGGAGAAAATAAGGGCAAACCATCCCTTCTTTAAAAAATCGTTTAGTTTTTTACCGCTGGTAATCCCCATATCTAAAAGGAAAACTGCAAGAAATCCTTTAAAAATGTCCGTTGTAAAAGGTTTGATGCCCTCTGCCTGATGTTCATTGGCCAGAAAACCAATTGCCAAACTACCGAGTATTAATAAAACACTGCCATTGGTAACAGAATGATGCAGTACTTTCTTAAAATTATTCTCTTCTTTTTTGTTCTTTTTGAAAAATGCCATTAGCAGAACTCCTATAATTATGGATGGAGCTTCCATTAAGGCCATAACAGCTACCATGTGTCCTCCAAATTCTATGTTCTCAATTTCCAGAAAAGAAATAGCGGTCACAAATGTGACCGCACTAACTGATCCATATGCAGCGGCTATGGCACCTGAATTTTCCACACTGAACTTTCTTCTTAGTATGAAATAGGCAAAAATGGGTACAGAAATGGCCAAAAAAACACCAAACAGCAAGGACCATATGATCTCCATACTAAAATTGCTGTGGGAGAGTTCAAGGCCACCCTTGAATCCAATGGCAAAAAGTAGGTAAAGGGAAATAAATTTTGATGAGTTTTGTGGAATTTCAAGATCACTTTTCAATTGTACTGCAATGATTCCCAAAAAAAAGAAAAGTAAAGCAGGGTTGGTCAGGTTGTCAAATAAAAGGTGTAAATCCATTAAGTTTTAATCTTCCAAGGAGATTTTCAAGATTCCATCGATTCTCAATCTTTTACCTTCACTTCTAATGCTATTGATAAAATTTTTGGCGATGGCTTTTTCATTTTCCAGTTCCTGTATTCTGTCGTCAGGATATTTGGTATTGGCCCCTCCATTTCCTTCGCACCAAGATAGGCGTTGCAGTTTGTGAAAGTTTATTTTTTCGTCTAGTAGTGAGGTAATTACATCACATGCTTCAGATGGGGTAAAAGAACCATCTACCAATTGAATTTTCTGTTTTGTTTCGATTAAAGTTTCCATTTTGTTAATTTTTTAAAGGTTACGTTAATTTTTTCGTGTTAATTTTTTCCCCATTAGGTTAATGGACAAAAGACCAAATATGATGGACATTGAAATACATAACCATCCAAAAAACAGAAAACCGTTAAGTGCGGAAAGTATTAAAACACCAGTAAATAAAAACCCCATTAAGGCATAGTAAATAGGGTAAAATTTTTCTACATCTCCTGACTTTTCTTTCTTGGCCAAGAGGTTTTGTGATTGTGAGAGTTTGTGTAACATGGATGTAAATTTTTTACAAAGATGTACGCTTTAATTTATATATTTTTATTTATATTTATTATGTTTTATATAAATATTATTTATGAATTATACATTGCATCAGTTGAGAATTTTTTTGAAGATTGCTGAAAAACAGAGTATTACAAAAGCTTCGGAAGAACTTTATTTGACCCAACCGGCGGTGTCTATTCAACTCAAAAATTTTCAGGATCAATTTCCCATTCCCTTAACCGAAATTGTTGGCCGAAAGCTTTTTATAACCGATTTTGGCAATGAAATAGCACATGCAGCCGAGCGTATTTTAAGTGAAGTGGATGAAATAAATTACAAAATGCAATCTTATGATGGGAAACTTGCCGGGCGACTTAAAATCTCTGTGGTTTCTACCGGAAAATATGTTATGCCTTACTTCCTGTCTGGTTTTATGAAGTCCAATATGGGGATTGATTTGGGAATGGACGTGACCAACAAGGCTAGTGTGGTACAGAGTCTTGAAAACAATGAGGTTGACTTTGCCTTGGTTTCCGTATTGCCAGATCACTTAAAACTAAATACAATAAGTTTGATGAAGAACAAGTTGTACTTGGTTGCAAACCCGAATCATTTCAAAAGAATCTTGTTGTCTAAAAATATGTTTGTAAAAGATACCCCACTTATATTTAGAGAACCGGGTTCGGCAACTCGTTTTGCAATGGAAAATTACCTAAAAAAATCGCAAATACAGGTTGGAAAGCGCATAGAACTTACCTCCAAT contains:
- a CDS encoding DUF2490 domain-containing protein, whose protein sequence is MFCIRWVLFFICFLGLSSLKAQDNLTGFLQPQVAINYDVSNTYSHNFSLAHRGYFIKNGDSGYEARQIDLVHFSKFSLSDNQSLAFGVQYRFRNIFEDESDEIRLTQQFNFSKRPFVVRLGHRFRTEQRITKALTVHRFRYRFAVDFPLKGEVLNIGEPYFIGTFENLLSVAKSNSPEYDTRISGQVGWQLQEGLKLQTGIEYRMEDYASDFPQNVFFVLTSLQLSL
- a CDS encoding DNA-3-methyladenine glycosylase I, producing MDKHRCGWCEGDSLYEAYHDKEWGIPVKDDDTLFEFLILETFQAGLSWITVLRKRENFRNAFDNFDYRKIARYSQDKIDQLLENPGIIRNKLKVNATVSNAKAFIAVQKEFGSFSSYIWGFVDGKPIKNTLKNYKNAPANTPLSDKISKDLKKRGFKFVGSTVVYAHMQATGMVNDHEVNCFRYDQV
- a CDS encoding sodium-dependent bicarbonate transport family permease; its protein translation is MDLHLLFDNLTNPALLFFFLGIIAVQLKSDLEIPQNSSKFISLYLLFAIGFKGGLELSHSNFSMEIIWSLLFGVFLAISVPIFAYFILRRKFSVENSGAIAAAYGSVSAVTFVTAISFLEIENIEFGGHMVAVMALMEAPSIIIGVLLMAFFKKNKKEENNFKKVLHHSVTNGSVLLILGSLAIGFLANEHQAEGIKPFTTDIFKGFLAVFLLDMGITSGKKLNDFLKKGWFALIFSIGLPILNGCVVAWFSQFITESVGNRFLFSILAASASYIAVPAAMRIAAPKANPSLYVPMALAFTFPFNITLGMPLYLFIIQCFKP
- a CDS encoding LysR family transcriptional regulator; this encodes MNYTLHQLRIFLKIAEKQSITKASEELYLTQPAVSIQLKNFQDQFPIPLTEIVGRKLFITDFGNEIAHAAERILSEVDEINYKMQSYDGKLAGRLKISVVSTGKYVMPYFLSGFMKSNMGIDLGMDVTNKASVVQSLENNEVDFALVSVLPDHLKLNTISLMKNKLYLVANPNHFKRILLSKNMFVKDTPLIFREPGSATRFAMENYLKKSQIQVGKRIELTSNEAVKQAVIAGLGCSIMPLIGIKNQLKNGDLKIYPKKQLPIQTTWNLVWLRSKKLSPVASAFLEYLENEKDKIIHEDFDWFEKY